The proteins below come from a single Kitasatospora sp. NBC_00315 genomic window:
- a CDS encoding ABC transporter permease, whose translation MSTLSYAVSDSATMVRRVLTHTRRNPSTLLMAVTLPLILLCLMNYAFGGSLDVGGGKYVDYLIPGIILMGASYSTSATAVAVATDMGEGVIDRFRTLPISRGSVLTGHVVGNIIRTGVGVLAVVGVGMAMGFRAHGSAVRWLAAAGVVVLTLLAVSWLATGIGLSANGTSSAASNASLVTLLPFLSGAFAPIETMPGWLKSFSANEPMTHIIDSLRALLLDQPVGDHLWLAVVWCGGIALVSYVWAKRTFGKKTVR comes from the coding sequence ATGAGCACCCTCAGCTACGCGGTGTCCGACTCCGCCACGATGGTTCGCCGCGTGCTCACGCACACCCGGCGCAACCCGTCGACGCTGCTGATGGCGGTGACACTGCCGCTCATCCTGCTTTGCCTGATGAACTACGCGTTCGGCGGCTCGCTGGACGTCGGCGGCGGCAAGTACGTCGACTACCTGATCCCCGGCATCATCCTGATGGGCGCCTCGTACTCGACCAGCGCCACCGCGGTGGCGGTGGCCACCGACATGGGCGAGGGCGTGATCGACCGGTTCCGCACCCTGCCGATCAGCCGCGGCTCGGTGCTGACCGGGCACGTGGTGGGCAACATCATCCGCACCGGTGTCGGCGTGCTGGCGGTGGTCGGGGTGGGTATGGCGATGGGCTTCCGGGCCCACGGCAGCGCGGTCCGGTGGCTGGCCGCGGCCGGTGTGGTGGTGCTGACGCTGCTCGCGGTGTCCTGGCTGGCGACCGGGATCGGACTGTCCGCGAACGGCACCTCCTCGGCGGCGAGCAACGCCTCGCTGGTCACCCTGCTGCCGTTCCTGTCCGGGGCGTTCGCCCCGATCGAGACCATGCCGGGCTGGTTGAAGTCGTTCTCCGCGAACGAGCCGATGACGCACATCATCGACTCACTGCGCGCCCTGCTGCTGGACCAGCCGGTGGGCGACCACCTGTGGCTGGCGGTGGTCTGGTGCGGCGGGATCGCGCTGGTGAGCTACGTGTGGGCGAAGAGGACGTTCGGCAAGAAGACCGTCCGGTAG